TAAAACTGGAATAGCAGCAAAAGAGTATTGCTTAAATCTTTGTAGTTGATAAATGGAAGCAACTTGTTGAAGCATTGTAATTATTCTACCTTCTTCATCTTTTCCTGAAGCTCTACAGATCGTTTGATGAAAAGCTTGATATAATCGGTTTTCAATTTCACGATTTCTTTGATCTATCCATTTAAATAGTCCAATTAAAAATACTATTACTGGACCTATTATTGAAACATATTTTAAGTATTGGTGATATTCTTCCATGTTTAATAAGTTAAATAAGAATCAAAATAAGATGAGTTTAAGTTATTGAAACTTTTTGTTCTATTGATAAAACTAAAATATTTTATCTCGATAAACTACCTTAAACAAAAAAAGCACAACCGGAGTTGTGCTTTTACATCGTAACAGGGATAATTTTCTATAAGAAATACTTGTTCTCTGCAATCATTTTCTCTGCGATAGATCTTCTTAAATCTTTAACGTTTACCGGATCTTGTTTGGTGAAACGTTTGAGTCCCATCAACATGATACGGAGTTCATCACCTTCGGCAAAACTCAATAAAGCTTCTTTACCCAGTACATTGATTTTATCTGCTGCTTCGTAGATATACGCTTTGGCTACATTGAGTTTCAATGTATTCATTTCCGACTCCCCATTCATACGGTGGAGTTTTTCTACACGTAGTAATACCGATTCTGAAACATATGTTTCAATCAACATATCTGAAATGGCCATTAGGATTTCTTGTTCTTTGGCCAATGACATCATCAATGTTTGTGCGGCAGAACCCGCTACCATCAATACGGCTTTTTTGAAGTTCTTTACATACTTATGTAGTTTTTCAAAATCTGTTTCGTCACCTGAACCAAAATCAGGAATAGACATCAATTCACCCGCTACTTTTTGCGCAGGTCCCATGAGGTCTAAAGTTCCTTTCATGGCTTTTTTCAACATCATATCCACGGTCAACATACGGTTGATCTCGTTGGTGCCCTCAAAGATTCTGTTGATTCGTGCATCTCTAAAAGCACGTTCCACAGGAGATTCCGCAGAATAACCCATTCCACCATAAATCTGAACTGCTTCATCGACCACATAATCCAATACTTCAGAACCATGTACTTTCATGATGGCACACTCAATGGCATAAGCCTCAATTCCTTTTAAAGTCGCTTGAGATTTTTCCATGCCTTCATCTGCTAAATAAGCGATACGGTCATCAATGTTTTGTGATGCACGATATACTGCAGCTTCAGAAGCGTAAGATTTAATCGCCATTTTAGCCAGTTTGTATTTAATCGCACCGTACTTTGAAATAGGGCGACCAAACTGGTTCCGTTCATTGGCATAATTCACGGCCTGATTGATGGTTTCTTTCGCGCCTCCTAATACCGCACCAGCCAATTTCATACGACCAATATTCAGGATGTTCAATGCAATTTTAAATCCGATTTGTCTTTCGCCCAGCATATTTTCTACCGGAACTTTCACATCATTAAAGAATACCTGACGGGTAGAGGACCCTTTGATTCCCATTTTCTTTTCTTCCGGATTTAAGCTCACGCCTTCAGCATGTGCATCTACGATAAAAGCACTCAGGTTTTCATCGTCATCTACTTTGGCAAATACGGTAAAAATATCCGCGAATCCACCATTGGTGATCCACATCTTTTGACCATTTAAGATCCAGTGTTTACCATCTTCGCTTAAAACCGCTTTGGTTTTTCCGGAGTTGGCATCCGATCCGGATCCCGGTTCCGTTAAACAATAAGCCGCTTTCCATTCGCCACTTACCATTTTAGGAATGTATGTGTTTTTTTGTTCCTCTGTTCCGTAATAGAGGATAGGTAAAGTGCCAATTCCCGTATGTGCAGAGAGCGCCACGGAGAATGAATATCCGGCACCCAGTTTTTCAGTAGAAAGCATGGACGTCACAAAGTTTTTGTTGAATCCACCCAATTCTTCCGGTACTGAAATACCTAACATGCCCATTTCTCCGGCTTTCTCCAATAATGAAGGCATCAAACCTTCTTCCGCATTGTCAATTCTTTCAATCACCGGAATCACTTCCTGATCTAAAAAATCGGAACACATTTGTCCAATCATGATTTGTTCTTCCCCAAACTCTTCCGGAATGAAGATGTCCATGGCATCTGTATCTTTAATCAGGAATTCGCCTCCTTTTAACGCTTCTTTTTTCTCTTCTGACATTTCTAAGTTTCTTTAATGATTAATAATGCATGTTGTTTGGGTTTACAACATTTCAATAACTCCGGCCGCACCTTGACCAGTTCCCACGCACATGGTGACCATACCATATTTCTGCTGGCGTAATTTCATTTCTTCAATGATTTGAACCGTCAATTTTGCACCGGTACATCCCAGCGGGTGACCCAATGCAATGGCGCCTCCATTTACATTTACGATATCCGGGTTGATTCCGGTTTCACGAATCACAGCTAAAGATTGTGAAGCAAATGCTTCGTTGAGCTCAAATTGCTCTATATCATTGACTTGAAGTCCGGACATTTTTGCAGCTTTTGGAATCGCATCTACCGGACCAATTCCCATGATTCTAGGTTCGACACCTACCACACCATAAGAAGCCAATCTCGCAATTGGAGTCACATCCAATTCTTTGACCATTTTTTCAGACATCAGGATCACAAATGCAGCACCATCTGAGGTTTGACTCGCATTACCTGCAGTTACCGTTCCTTTGGCGTCAAATACCGGACGGAGTTTGGATAAGCCCTCAATGGTTGTAGAGGCACGAACGCCTTCATCGGTGTCTGCGACATAATTGCGAACTTGTCTTTTACCCGCTTCGTCCAAATACACCTGCTCCACATCAATCGGAATAATGCCCGATTTAAAACGACCGGTTTCGATGGCTTTAGCCGCTTTCATTTGTGAATGGTAGGCAAATTCATCCTGTGCTTCACGCGTCACTTTAAATTGTTGCGCTACTGCCTCAGCCGTTAATCCCATTCCCCAATACCAGGTCGGATTCTCTTTAGAAATTTTGGCGTTAGGAGTCAATCTCCAGCCCCCAAATGGAATAGGGGACATGGTTTCCACACCACCGGCAATGATACAATCGGCCATACCCGCGTGGATTTGTTGCGCACCTAAAGCAATGGTTTGTAATCCTGACGAACAATAACGATTTACGGTCATGCCCGGAACTTTTTCGGTGTCTAAACTCAATAATGAGATCATCCTACCGATGTTTAATCCTTGTTCTGCCTCAGGAGTGGCATTTCCTACGATGACATCATCAATACGGTTGACATCGAGGTTCGGCACTTCTTTTAGAAGTCCTTTTATCACTTGAGCGGAAAGATCATCCGGACGGGTAAATCTAAACATGCCTTTACCGGACTTTCCAACTGCTGATCTTTTTGCTGCTACTATATATGCGTCCATGATAATCTTTTTAGTTTCTTAGAATTTTTCCTTTTGTCACAATGCTTTGAATTCGCTCTAACGTCTTGCGTTCGGTACAAAGCTCTAAAAAGGCTCTTCTTTCTAAGTCGAGTAAATATTGTTCGGAAACTTCTGTGGTTTCAGATAAATCACCACCAGCGAGTACGGTTCCCAGTTTGATGGAAATTAGTTCGTCATGTTCTGACATGTAATTTCCGCTGAGCATAGAGTTGGCTCCGGAGTATACCAGTCCCAAAGCTTCTTGCCCGTAGACTTTGATATCGGTTCTTTGGGTAGGTTGTGTGTATCCTTTTTCAGCCATTAACTTAGCCGCTTGTTTCGCGTAAGCTAAATGGTAATCGCGACTCACAATTACTTCGTCAATACCTTCTCTGAGGTAACCCAATTCAAAACCTTCGTATGCTGAAGTCGCCACTTTGGCCTGGCCAATGGTTAAGAAACGATTTCTGAATTGGTTGGTACGGATGTCACCTTCTTTAAGTTCATCGCTCATACGAAGTACGAATTCCTTAGAACCGCCACCTCCAGGGATGAGACCTACTCCAAATTCTACCAACCCAATATAGGTTTCGGCATGTGCAATGACTTTATCGGCATGCATGCTGATTTCGCAACCACCACCCAGCGCCATTCCATGCGGAGCAACCACGACAGGAATAGAGGAGTAGCGAATTCGCATCACCGTATTTTGGAAACTTCTGATGGCAAAATCCAATTCATCATATTCTTGCTCTACCGCCATCATAAAGATCATTCCTACATTGGCTCCGGCTGAGAAGTTTTCTCCTTCGTTAGAGATCACCAATGCATCATAATCTGCTTCGGCCATATCAATGGCTTTATTGATCCCGGCAATAACTTCGCCACCAATGGTATTCATTTTAGAATGGAACTCTAAATTGATCACACCATCTCCCAAATCAATAATGGAAGCTTCTCTGTTTTTCCAAAGTGTATTTTCTTCTCGGAGCAATGCCAGACTTAAAGTGTCTTCCTGACCCGGAACGAGTACGTAAGATTTGCTTGGAATATCATAATAGAATCGTTTACCGTTTTCCACTTTATAAAAAGCAGTGAATCCGGCTTCTTTCATTTCGTAAATCCAATCGGCTGGTTTTTTATCGGCTTTTTCCAAAGCACGTAACCCGGCTTCAAACCCAATGGCGTCCCATGCTTCAAATGGACCTTGTTGCCATCCGAATCCTGCACGTAATGCATCATCCATTCGGAATACTTCATCACTGATTTCAGGAATTCTATGCGTTACGTATGCAAACAAACTTGTGAAAATGCTTCTATAAAATTCTCCGGCCTTGTCTTTCCCATTAAACAACACCGGCATTCTTTCTGCTAAATCGGTGATGGTTTTGGTCATTTCCAATGTCGGAAATTTCACACGTTGTTTGGGTTCATATTCTAATGTTTTCAGATTCAATGACAAGATCTGACTTTTGCCATTTTCATCTTTTACTTTTTTATAGAAACCTTGTTTGGTTTTACTTCCCAGCCATTTGTTATCGATCATTTTACCTACATAATCCGGTAAAGTGAACAATGCGTTGGCTTCATCATTAGGAGTATTCTCTTTCAGGCCATTGGCCACTAGTACCAGAGTATCCAGACCCACAACATCCGCAGTTCTAAATGTTGCAGATTTTGGACGACCCAATACCGGACCGGTCAATTTATCTACTTCATCCACAGATAAGTCTAAATCTTTAACCGAGTGGAACAGTGCCATGATAGCAAATACTCCAATTCTATTGGCAATAAATGCAGGGGTATCCTTACAAAGTACGGTGGTTTTACCTAATATTTTTTTACCATATCCCATTAAGAAGTCTACTACCTCTGGTTGGGTATGTGGTGTCGGGATAATTTCCAGTAGTTTTAGATATCTAGGAGGATTGAAAAAGTGTGTGCCACAGAAATGTGCTTTAAAGTCATCACTGCGTCCATCTAACATTAAATGAATTGGAATACCAGAAGTATTTGAAGTGATCAATGTTCCCGGAGTACGATATTTCTCAACTTGTTCAAAAATGATTTTCTTGATGTCTAGTCTTTCGATGACCACCTCAATAACCCAATCATAATCTTTGATTTTAGGCATATCATCATCAAAATTCCCGGTCTCAATTCTACTTGCAAATTTTTTGCTGTACAAAGGAGCAGGCTTTGATTTGATCGAAGCTTTTAAATGGGCATCAACAATCGCGTTTCTTTCCGATTTGTTTTTTGAGTCTTTGGCTTCATCGGGTACAATGTCTAATAGTAAGACTTTGCAACCAATGTTGGCAAAATGGGCCGCAATGGCAGAACCCATCACTCCGGATCCCAGGACCGCAACTTTTCTAATGGCTCTTTTCATTTAGTTCAATTAATAGATGAACCCCGAGGGGCTCTTAGTTAGTTTTTCTTTCTTTTCTTAAAAAGTTCGCTTTCGAGAACTTCATTGATCTTACCGATAGATGAGAAGAAGTTTTCCTTTTCATCTTCCGTCAGTTTATTGTAGATAATGGTATTGAAATCAATCACCACTTTCTTTGCAATATCTCTTTGTGTAATTCCGTAATCTGTCAAAACAATACGAATCACACGTTTGTCTTTTTGGTCCGGTACACGCTTAATTAAATTGTCCTCTTCCATAGCTTTAAGCGTACGTGTTAAACTACGTGATTCCATGCCCATAAGCGGTCCCAATTTCGTGGAGGGAGTTCCATGTTCCGGATCAATTTTGATTAGTGCATACCCTACAGACATATTCACTCCATGTTCCTGGGCAATTGAATTGTAAAGTCTGGATATTTTGTACCATGCCCATCGGATGTGAAAGTCAAAAGTTTCGCTTGATTTCATTTGTTTATTATTTGTTGCTCAATAAATTAAATAAGGAAAAAAATCCTGTGTTTTTCTTAAGCTCATAAAGAAAAAACATTTTTTTATTCCGCATCTGCCTCATCATTAATAATTCATTAAATTTGGATGTCAAGCAACTGAAATAATAATAAAGAGGAGTTTTATAGTATGCTTGCATAACAAAAATAGTGATTTATCTACTTATACCAAGTTTATTATCAGAAATTTCACATAATGGTCATATTTCTACCAATTTGGGCAAGAAGAGGAAATTATTTTTGACAATAACATTTAAACCACGAATATGAAAAATGCACTCATAGAAAGATTTATGAATATACGTCTCCATACGGTGGAGATTTGTCAGCCGCTACAGGTAGAGGATTATGTGGCACAACCTATTGAAGATGTGAGTCCGCCCAAATGGCATTTGGCACATACCACATGGTTTTTTGAAACATTCGTTTTGAACACGGTGGAAGAATATGACCTTTTTGACGAACAGTATAGCTTTCTATTCAATTCCTATTATAACAATATAGGTAAACGTGTGTCTCGAAATAAAAGGGGAGATATTACACGTCCGGGTGTGGATGAGATCATGGAATACCGTTCGCATGTCAATGATCAGATGGTGTTGTTTATTGATAATATGACCCCGGATAAGTTTGAGTATTGGCGCCCGATCATTGAATTGGGTTTGCAACATGAGCAGCAACATCAGGAATTACTTTGGACCGATTTAAAATACATCCTAGGCGTGAGTCCGATTTTTCCGGTATATGCTTCGGTGAATCCAATCGACAATGAAATAGAGAAAGACGATATGGAGTTTATTTCTATATCTGAGGGCGTCTATGAAATTGGGCA
This genomic interval from bacterium SCSIO 12643 contains the following:
- a CDS encoding acyl-CoA dehydrogenase family protein is translated as MSEEKKEALKGGEFLIKDTDAMDIFIPEEFGEEQIMIGQMCSDFLDQEVIPVIERIDNAEEGLMPSLLEKAGEMGMLGISVPEELGGFNKNFVTSMLSTEKLGAGYSFSVALSAHTGIGTLPILYYGTEEQKNTYIPKMVSGEWKAAYCLTEPGSGSDANSGKTKAVLSEDGKHWILNGQKMWITNGGFADIFTVFAKVDDDENLSAFIVDAHAEGVSLNPEEKKMGIKGSSTRQVFFNDVKVPVENMLGERQIGFKIALNILNIGRMKLAGAVLGGAKETINQAVNYANERNQFGRPISKYGAIKYKLAKMAIKSYASEAAVYRASQNIDDRIAYLADEGMEKSQATLKGIEAYAIECAIMKVHGSEVLDYVVDEAVQIYGGMGYSAESPVERAFRDARINRIFEGTNEINRMLTVDMMLKKAMKGTLDLMGPAQKVAGELMSIPDFGSGDETDFEKLHKYVKNFKKAVLMVAGSAAQTLMMSLAKEQEILMAISDMLIETYVSESVLLRVEKLHRMNGESEMNTLKLNVAKAYIYEAADKINVLGKEALLSFAEGDELRIMLMGLKRFTKQDPVNVKDLRRSIAEKMIAENKYFL
- a CDS encoding acetyl-CoA C-acyltransferase, translated to MDAYIVAAKRSAVGKSGKGMFRFTRPDDLSAQVIKGLLKEVPNLDVNRIDDVIVGNATPEAEQGLNIGRMISLLSLDTEKVPGMTVNRYCSSGLQTIALGAQQIHAGMADCIIAGGVETMSPIPFGGWRLTPNAKISKENPTWYWGMGLTAEAVAQQFKVTREAQDEFAYHSQMKAAKAIETGRFKSGIIPIDVEQVYLDEAGKRQVRNYVADTDEGVRASTTIEGLSKLRPVFDAKGTVTAGNASQTSDGAAFVILMSEKMVKELDVTPIARLASYGVVGVEPRIMGIGPVDAIPKAAKMSGLQVNDIEQFELNEAFASQSLAVIRETGINPDIVNVNGGAIALGHPLGCTGAKLTVQIIEEMKLRQQKYGMVTMCVGTGQGAAGVIEML
- a CDS encoding 3-hydroxyacyl-CoA dehydrogenase/enoyl-CoA hydratase family protein — translated: MKRAIRKVAVLGSGVMGSAIAAHFANIGCKVLLLDIVPDEAKDSKNKSERNAIVDAHLKASIKSKPAPLYSKKFASRIETGNFDDDMPKIKDYDWVIEVVIERLDIKKIIFEQVEKYRTPGTLITSNTSGIPIHLMLDGRSDDFKAHFCGTHFFNPPRYLKLLEIIPTPHTQPEVVDFLMGYGKKILGKTTVLCKDTPAFIANRIGVFAIMALFHSVKDLDLSVDEVDKLTGPVLGRPKSATFRTADVVGLDTLVLVANGLKENTPNDEANALFTLPDYVGKMIDNKWLGSKTKQGFYKKVKDENGKSQILSLNLKTLEYEPKQRVKFPTLEMTKTITDLAERMPVLFNGKDKAGEFYRSIFTSLFAYVTHRIPEISDEVFRMDDALRAGFGWQQGPFEAWDAIGFEAGLRALEKADKKPADWIYEMKEAGFTAFYKVENGKRFYYDIPSKSYVLVPGQEDTLSLALLREENTLWKNREASIIDLGDGVINLEFHSKMNTIGGEVIAGINKAIDMAEADYDALVISNEGENFSAGANVGMIFMMAVEQEYDELDFAIRSFQNTVMRIRYSSIPVVVAPHGMALGGGCEISMHADKVIAHAETYIGLVEFGVGLIPGGGGSKEFVLRMSDELKEGDIRTNQFRNRFLTIGQAKVATSAYEGFELGYLREGIDEVIVSRDYHLAYAKQAAKLMAEKGYTQPTQRTDIKVYGQEALGLVYSGANSMLSGNYMSEHDELISIKLGTVLAGGDLSETTEVSEQYLLDLERRAFLELCTERKTLERIQSIVTKGKILRN
- a CDS encoding MarR family transcriptional regulator gives rise to the protein MKSSETFDFHIRWAWYKISRLYNSIAQEHGVNMSVGYALIKIDPEHGTPSTKLGPLMGMESRSLTRTLKAMEEDNLIKRVPDQKDKRVIRIVLTDYGITQRDIAKKVVIDFNTIIYNKLTEDEKENFFSSIGKINEVLESELFKKRKKN